One genomic region from Vitreimonas flagellata encodes:
- a CDS encoding FAD-dependent oxidoreductase, with protein MKPTDIGQPDYFHKVVDCQWACPAHTPVPEYIRLIAAQRYADAYMINWKSNVFPGILGRTCDRPCEPACRRGRVEEEPVAICRLKRVAADNKGEVAHLMPPKAVKKNGKRVACIGAGPASLTVARDLLPLGYEVHIYDGEAKGGGMIRTQIPRFRLPESVIDEEVNYILAYEPVTHFGKRVDSLKAVLAEGYDAVFVGTGAPRGRDLNLPGQKEAGANVHIGIDWLSNVSFEHIDKIGKRVIVLGGGNTAMDCCRTSRRLGGEDVKVIVRSGFDEMKASPWEKEDAQHEGIPIINFLNPREFTHANGKLTGVWFTKMHWVEKDGKKKLEPTGEPDVHYECDDVLMAVGQENAFPWIERDIGMDFDKWGMPVVDQVTFQSTIPNVFFGGDAAFGPKNIIWAVAHGHDAAVSIDLFLTGQDVKQRPPPGVSMMSTKMGIHEWSYDNDVSLDLRYKVPMVENEVALRNVKVEVEKGFDPLLGYKEAQRCLNCDVQTVFSGKLCIECDACVDICPMDCITFTEDGEETELRERLNAPALNLTQDLYIGDDLKTGRIMVKDEDVCLHCGLCAERCPTGAWDMQQFYLEVTHAGCSSKASPRKRAPKPVAAE; from the coding sequence TTGAAGCCCACCGACATCGGACAGCCGGACTACTTTCACAAAGTCGTCGACTGCCAATGGGCTTGCCCCGCGCATACGCCTGTCCCCGAATACATCCGGCTGATCGCCGCGCAGCGTTATGCCGACGCGTATATGATCAATTGGAAGTCAAATGTGTTTCCGGGAATTCTCGGCCGCACCTGCGACCGCCCCTGCGAGCCGGCGTGTCGGCGTGGGCGCGTCGAAGAAGAGCCGGTGGCGATCTGCCGGCTGAAGCGCGTCGCGGCGGACAATAAGGGCGAAGTCGCGCACCTTATGCCGCCGAAAGCGGTGAAGAAGAACGGCAAGCGCGTTGCCTGCATTGGCGCGGGGCCGGCTTCGCTGACCGTGGCGCGCGATCTGCTGCCGCTGGGCTACGAAGTTCACATCTATGACGGCGAAGCCAAGGGCGGCGGCATGATCCGCACTCAGATTCCGCGTTTCCGCCTGCCGGAAAGCGTGATCGACGAGGAAGTGAATTACATTCTGGCTTACGAGCCGGTGACGCATTTCGGCAAGCGCGTCGACTCGCTGAAAGCCGTTCTGGCCGAAGGCTATGACGCCGTTTTCGTAGGCACCGGCGCGCCGCGCGGCCGCGATCTCAATCTGCCAGGCCAGAAGGAAGCGGGCGCCAACGTCCATATCGGCATCGATTGGCTCTCGAACGTCTCGTTCGAGCACATCGACAAGATCGGCAAGCGCGTGATCGTGCTTGGCGGCGGCAACACCGCGATGGATTGCTGCCGCACTTCGCGCCGTTTGGGCGGCGAGGATGTGAAGGTCATCGTCCGCTCCGGCTTCGATGAGATGAAGGCCAGCCCCTGGGAAAAAGAAGACGCCCAGCACGAAGGCATCCCGATCATCAATTTCCTCAACCCACGCGAATTCACGCACGCCAACGGCAAGCTGACCGGCGTGTGGTTCACGAAAATGCACTGGGTCGAGAAGGATGGGAAAAAGAAACTCGAGCCGACCGGCGAGCCTGACGTGCACTATGAGTGCGACGACGTGCTGATGGCGGTCGGTCAGGAAAACGCGTTCCCCTGGATCGAACGCGACATCGGCATGGACTTCGATAAATGGGGCATGCCGGTCGTCGACCAGGTGACTTTCCAATCGACCATTCCAAACGTCTTCTTCGGTGGCGACGCGGCGTTCGGTCCGAAGAACATCATCTGGGCCGTCGCGCATGGTCATGACGCGGCTGTCTCAATCGATCTTTTCTTGACCGGCCAAGACGTGAAGCAGCGCCCGCCGCCAGGCGTGTCCATGATGTCCACCAAGATGGGCATCCACGAATGGTCTTACGACAACGATGTCTCGCTCGACCTTCGCTACAAAGTGCCGATGGTCGAAAACGAGGTGGCGCTGCGCAATGTGAAGGTAGAGGTCGAGAAGGGCTTTGATCCGCTGCTCGGCTACAAGGAAGCGCAACGCTGCTTGAATTGCGATGTGCAGACGGTGTTCTCTGGCAAACTCTGCATCGAGTGCGACGCCTGCGTCGATATCTGCCCGATGGATTGCATCACCTTCACCGAGGACGGTGAGGAAACAGAACTACGCGAGCGCCTCAACGCGCCCGCACTCAATCTCACGCAAGACCTCTATATCGGCGACGACCTCAAAACCGGCCGCATCATGGTGAAAGACGAAGACGTCTGCCTCCATTGCGGCCTCTGCGCCGAGCGCTGCCCGACGGGCGCGTGGGACATGCAACAATTCTATCTCGAAGTGACGCACGCCGGCTGCAGCTCCAAAGCTAGCCCCCGCAAGCGCGCGCCCAAGCCGGTAGCCGCTGAATGA
- a CDS encoding 2-oxoacid:ferredoxin oxidoreductase subunit beta encodes MTYIAKPSLHHPSLERNAVGFTRRDYEGRISTLCAGCGHDSISASIIQACFEIDLEPHRLAKFSGIGCSSKTPDYFVSPAHGFNAVHGRMPSVLTGANIAAKDLIYLGVSGDGDSASIGLGQFCHAVRRGVNMTYICENNGVYGLTKGQFSATSDKGSKAKKGAENKDSAIDLVMLALQLGATYVGRSFSGDKSQLVPLIKGALSHKGTSFIDVISPCVAFNNHVGSTKSFDYVREHNEAVNRMDVISPRAPIRADYKPGELKEVVQHDGSILRLRKLEDDYDSTDRNAALGYLARKAAEGEIVTGLLYVDPEASDLHDSLNTVTCQLNKLTDQELIPPLSALEKINASLR; translated from the coding sequence ATGACCTATATCGCCAAACCGTCGCTGCATCACCCGTCGCTGGAGCGCAACGCTGTCGGCTTCACACGCCGTGATTACGAAGGCCGTATCTCCACGCTCTGCGCCGGCTGCGGCCACGACTCGATTAGCGCGTCGATCATTCAAGCCTGCTTCGAGATTGATCTCGAACCGCACCGCCTGGCGAAATTCTCAGGCATCGGCTGTTCATCTAAGACGCCGGATTACTTCGTCAGCCCCGCGCACGGCTTTAACGCTGTGCACGGCCGCATGCCGTCAGTGCTGACGGGCGCGAACATCGCGGCGAAGGATCTGATTTATCTTGGCGTCTCCGGTGACGGCGATAGCGCCTCGATCGGTCTTGGCCAATTCTGCCACGCGGTGCGGCGCGGCGTGAACATGACCTATATCTGCGAGAACAACGGCGTGTACGGCCTAACCAAAGGTCAGTTCTCGGCCACGTCCGACAAAGGCTCAAAAGCCAAGAAGGGCGCGGAGAACAAGGATAGCGCCATCGATCTCGTCATGCTCGCACTGCAACTTGGCGCCACTTATGTGGGCCGCTCATTCTCGGGCGACAAAAGCCAACTCGTGCCGCTGATCAAAGGTGCACTCTCGCACAAGGGCACGTCGTTCATCGACGTGATCAGCCCGTGTGTGGCGTTCAACAATCACGTCGGTTCAACGAAGAGCTTCGATTATGTGCGCGAGCACAACGAAGCCGTGAACCGCATGGACGTGATCAGCCCGCGCGCGCCGATCCGCGCCGATTACAAGCCAGGCGAGCTGAAAGAAGTTGTCCAGCACGACGGCTCGATCCTGCGTCTGCGCAAGCTGGAAGACGATTACGATTCAACCGATCGCAATGCCGCGCTCGGCTATCTCGCGCGCAAAGCGGCGGAAGGCGAGATCGTGACGGGTCTGCTCTATGTCGATCCGGAAGCAAGCGATCTGCACGATAGCCTCAACACCGTGACGTGCCAGCTCAACAAGCTCACCGATCAAGAGCTGATCCCGCCGCTCAGTGCGCTTGAAAAGATCAACGCCAGCTTGCGTTGA
- the fghA gene encoding S-formylglutathione hydrolase gives MEITKTHRVHGGTLAYAHHQSVATGTKMTLSVFTPPGEGPFPYLIWLSGLTCTEDNFTTKAGAYGAAVQHGVAIVAPDTSPRGEGVADDPAYDLGQGAGFYVDATQAPWAPHFKMESYVTRDLIEMVERNFNLAPKRAIFGHSMGGHGALTLAMKHPHLFMSVSAFAPISSPTRCPWGEKAFGAYLGDDCESWKAHDAALLIDQGKAKSFDDILVDQGLGDQFLENQLKPELLEAAAAKAGQKLTLRRHEGYDHSYFFMASYIADHVAFHAARLA, from the coding sequence TTGGAAATCACGAAGACACATCGCGTCCACGGCGGCACGCTCGCCTACGCGCATCACCAGAGCGTTGCGACCGGCACGAAAATGACGCTCTCCGTTTTCACGCCGCCAGGCGAGGGGCCATTTCCGTATCTGATCTGGCTCTCCGGCCTCACCTGCACCGAAGATAATTTCACCACCAAGGCGGGCGCATATGGCGCGGCCGTGCAGCATGGCGTCGCCATCGTCGCGCCGGACACCTCGCCGCGCGGCGAAGGTGTCGCGGATGATCCTGCGTATGATCTCGGCCAAGGCGCCGGCTTCTACGTTGATGCGACGCAAGCGCCGTGGGCGCCGCATTTCAAGATGGAGAGCTACGTGACGCGCGATCTGATCGAGATGGTCGAGCGCAACTTCAATCTGGCGCCGAAGCGCGCGATCTTCGGCCATTCGATGGGCGGTCACGGCGCTCTGACGCTGGCGATGAAGCATCCGCACTTGTTCATGAGCGTCTCCGCGTTCGCGCCGATCTCATCGCCAACGCGATGCCCTTGGGGCGAGAAGGCGTTCGGCGCCTATCTCGGCGATGATTGCGAAAGCTGGAAAGCGCACGACGCGGCCCTGTTGATCGATCAAGGCAAGGCGAAGTCGTTTGATGACATTCTCGTCGATCAAGGCTTAGGCGATCAATTCTTGGAAAATCAGTTGAAGCCGGAATTGCTCGAAGCGGCGGCGGCGAAAGCGGGGCAGAAGCTCACGCTGCGCCGGCACGAAGGTTACGATCACTCGTACTTCTTCATGGCGTCCTATATCGCCGACCATGTCGCTTTTCACGCCGCGCGCTTGGCGTAA
- a CDS encoding fumarylacetoacetate hydrolase family protein: MTYVFSPPAIASVAVAGSDARFPVRRIFCVGRNYVDHVREMGNDPKSEPPIFFTKPADAVVESGAAIAYAANTSNLHFEVELVLAIGKGGADIAEADAASHIWGYAVGVDLTRRDRQAEAKKVGAPWDVAKAFDQSAPIGAIAPAGAALTKARIHLDVNGVTKQDSDIAEMIWSVPEVVAHLSRSWALQPGDLVFTGTPSGVGPLAIGDQVQCAVEGLPPLSFSIVAR; this comes from the coding sequence ATGACCTATGTGTTTTCGCCCCCCGCCATTGCCTCGGTTGCCGTCGCCGGGAGCGACGCACGTTTTCCCGTTCGTCGCATTTTTTGTGTGGGCCGGAACTACGTCGATCACGTGCGCGAGATGGGCAATGACCCCAAGAGCGAACCGCCGATCTTCTTCACAAAGCCTGCTGATGCGGTCGTGGAGAGCGGCGCGGCGATCGCCTACGCGGCGAATACCTCAAACCTGCATTTTGAGGTCGAGCTGGTGTTGGCGATCGGAAAGGGTGGCGCTGACATCGCCGAAGCCGATGCTGCATCGCACATCTGGGGCTATGCGGTGGGCGTCGATCTCACCCGCCGTGATCGCCAGGCCGAAGCCAAGAAGGTTGGCGCGCCCTGGGACGTCGCCAAGGCCTTCGACCAATCGGCGCCGATCGGCGCCATCGCACCCGCTGGCGCTGCGCTCACAAAGGCGCGGATACATTTGGACGTGAACGGCGTCACCAAGCAGGACAGCGACATCGCCGAGATGATTTGGAGCGTGCCCGAGGTCGTCGCGCACTTGTCGCGCTCTTGGGCGTTGCAACCGGGCGATTTGGTGTTCACGGGCACGCCTTCGGGCGTCGGCCCCTTGGCGATTGGCGATCAGGTGCAGTGCGCAGTCGAAGGGCTTCCGCCGCTCAGTTTCAGCATTGTCGCGCGCTGA
- a CDS encoding 2-oxoacid:acceptor oxidoreductase subunit alpha has protein sequence MKPIVATNDFVVKFANVNGSGSASANGMFAKVILRMGVPVGARNIFPSNIQGLPTWYEVRVSEAGWLGRRGGVDLMVAMNPQTWDADLKEIMPGGYLLYDSSKPLPASKFRDDITIIGAPLTELIATEFSIPRERQLFKNICYVGVLAQMLGLESDTVKQLLTEEFKGKDKLIEPNFRAFELGRAYAEANIPPIGLHVNRSDKVGDRIFAEGNDAAALGAVYGGATFCAWYPITPSTSLAESFQKYCTMLRKDADGKNRFAIVQAEDEIASIGMVMGAGWAGSRAFTCTSGPGISLMNEFVGFSYYAEIPAVIFDVQRGGPSTGMPTRTQQSDLLLAAYASHGDTKHPMLFPGNPTEAFEMGAQAFDLSDFFQTTVFVMLELDIGMQEWLTEPFKWDEKRRLNRGKVLTYEHLEQGVPFGRYRDVDGDAVPYRTYPGTHPTKGSYFTRGSSHDKDARYSEKGEDYTEGMERLLRKWETMKSHVPAPIIKKAKKRTPDGVIYMGSTDPAMEEALCAMESHGIHLDALRVRAFPFNNEVFDFIRDHEQVFVVEQNRDGQLKSLLVNEGGVHPARLVSVLHYDGTPITARFIIKDITEKLQAGQAAALPEKAK, from the coding sequence ATGAAACCGATCGTCGCGACCAACGACTTCGTCGTCAAATTCGCCAATGTGAACGGGTCAGGGTCAGCGAGCGCGAACGGCATGTTCGCGAAAGTGATCTTGCGCATGGGCGTGCCGGTGGGCGCGCGCAACATCTTCCCATCGAACATCCAAGGTTTGCCGACTTGGTATGAAGTGCGCGTCTCGGAGGCGGGGTGGCTTGGCCGTCGCGGCGGCGTCGATCTCATGGTCGCGATGAACCCGCAGACCTGGGACGCCGATCTGAAGGAGATCATGCCGGGCGGCTATCTGCTTTACGATTCGTCCAAGCCGCTGCCGGCGTCGAAGTTTCGTGACGACATCACCATCATCGGCGCACCGCTGACCGAGCTTATCGCAACCGAGTTTTCAATCCCGCGCGAACGCCAGTTGTTCAAGAACATCTGTTATGTCGGCGTGCTCGCGCAGATGCTTGGGCTTGAGAGCGATACGGTGAAACAGCTGCTCACCGAAGAGTTCAAGGGCAAGGACAAGCTGATCGAACCGAACTTCCGCGCGTTCGAATTAGGCCGCGCTTACGCCGAAGCCAACATTCCACCGATCGGCCTGCACGTGAATCGCAGCGACAAGGTCGGCGATCGCATTTTCGCGGAAGGCAACGACGCCGCCGCCCTCGGAGCCGTCTATGGCGGCGCCACGTTCTGCGCCTGGTACCCAATCACGCCGTCGACGTCGCTCGCCGAGAGCTTCCAGAAATACTGCACGATGCTGCGCAAGGATGCGGATGGGAAGAACCGCTTCGCCATCGTGCAAGCCGAGGATGAGATCGCCTCCATCGGCATGGTGATGGGCGCCGGCTGGGCAGGCTCGCGGGCGTTCACCTGCACCTCCGGCCCCGGCATTTCGCTGATGAACGAATTCGTCGGCTTCTCGTATTATGCCGAAATTCCTGCCGTGATCTTCGACGTTCAGCGCGGCGGCCCCTCGACGGGCATGCCCACGCGCACGCAGCAATCGGATCTGTTGCTCGCAGCCTATGCGTCGCACGGCGACACCAAGCATCCGATGCTGTTTCCGGGAAATCCGACCGAAGCATTCGAGATGGGCGCGCAGGCGTTCGATCTCTCGGATTTCTTCCAGACCACCGTGTTCGTTATGCTCGAACTCGATATCGGCATGCAGGAATGGCTCACCGAGCCGTTCAAATGGGATGAGAAGCGCCGGCTGAACCGCGGCAAGGTGCTGACGTACGAGCATCTCGAGCAGGGCGTGCCGTTCGGCCGCTATCGTGATGTCGATGGCGACGCGGTGCCGTATCGCACCTATCCGGGCACGCACCCGACCAAGGGCTCGTATTTCACACGCGGCTCCAGCCACGACAAAGACGCACGCTATTCCGAGAAGGGCGAGGATTACACCGAGGGCATGGAGCGCCTGCTGCGCAAATGGGAGACGATGAAATCCCATGTGCCAGCGCCGATCATCAAGAAAGCCAAGAAGCGGACGCCCGACGGCGTGATCTATATGGGCTCGACCGATCCCGCGATGGAGGAAGCGCTCTGCGCTATGGAGAGCCACGGCATCCATCTCGATGCGCTGCGCGTGCGCGCCTTCCCGTTCAACAACGAAGTGTTCGACTTCATCCGCGACCACGAGCAAGTGTTCGTCGTCGAGCAAAACCGCGACGGGCAGCTCAAGTCGCTGCTTGTGAACGAAGGCGGCGTGCATCCCGCGCGCCTCGTTTCTGTGCTGCATTATGACGGCACGCCGATCACCGCGCGCTTCATCATCAAAGACATCACCGAAAAGCTGCAGGCTGGCCAAGCCGCCGCGCTGCCGGAGAAAGCGAAATGA
- a CDS encoding DUF2339 domain-containing protein, with the protein MEWLVILGLGAWVWLQSRRIETLSLKLAELEDRLGLRDVAVPEPGETLAVGPAPEIEEPALLLTDIVVEDELLLDTPLPDASNDAEEAAAPATEWFGWPQPPSLAEGAAAFALAFTLLIPAVADVSAWAANGVTALVALATGAGFALSAWRRWPWLAVMTLTGAYVCFAFALGAGETGRAIALLGVSALGGAGMGWRKPRPDDSDGFGWTQVHAALPGIALVISAVLAIWTWFERGPNGVGLVQPPAALAALIVILACFSVRARAAAAGSLVVAIAALVIGFGAHLNAREGALSIAFYPLALVLAAVVVAAAAFARPEREERTLIAGAGAAGAALLVLLAAFSRADWHSASAWAPLFACAVALWGVAWMQARAGDDTTHDVWAGAGAALALLGAESAFAEMLRPMAHAGLAALFALAFLQWQWRAARYAALGAAALAVAHASGAELFRMAGDGGLTLASALAILTATTIILFGGSRVAARVSSRDPASEGLALGALLLPLVATFMALHLGRQLGWIDEFVTNALRASVLMIAGHIALPRRGREVGLITYWRAHALFAAGLSMIFVWPGVTQNPWWGAEAARIAGPAIFNAQALAFLVPAALAFYAARRTYTLTLTPARLYTLSGGALVLIWAAFEIRRAFQGAEMHTSALGVFEAACYALLVICAALSIAIVARARASKDPERPFTADMLGIMRGATGVALMFAAAMMLVLRHPWWGAQDAALTSASAVGWGAMAQLVAVVLCLWLARVLSVSRPAEPARFAAAAAAALFALSFGFCGVRWLYHRAAMDNGVTLVGLEGLAYAVWPLLFVSVAAYFTARAPGRDTERAYLYDLQAIWAAAIWPALAFAALGLWGLFNPWWGAWPARASNIGGFLTILASFGLAACLSLVAARIPYVHARKWLARGGVSVAAAHLSIAGIMLTRRLFHHEDMTSAPTPTHELWVYVGVWVAIAIAAFIVGTRRGNLGLRWFSIGLSGFSIAYAFALAFTRMSGGPQVAAILGIALTPLVVVWAVRTFKPPARLLRESDFRDVTPSARREKRHGRRYRTP; encoded by the coding sequence ATGGAATGGCTGGTCATCCTGGGCCTGGGCGCCTGGGTGTGGCTGCAATCGCGGCGCATCGAGACGCTGTCGCTCAAGCTCGCCGAGCTTGAGGACCGCCTTGGGCTGCGCGACGTCGCCGTTCCCGAACCAGGCGAAACGCTGGCGGTCGGGCCTGCGCCGGAGATCGAGGAACCTGCTCTCCTGCTGACGGACATCGTGGTGGAGGACGAGCTTCTCCTCGACACACCCCTGCCTGACGCATCCAACGACGCAGAAGAAGCAGCAGCGCCAGCCACCGAATGGTTCGGCTGGCCGCAACCGCCCTCTCTCGCCGAGGGCGCCGCCGCTTTCGCCCTCGCGTTCACGTTGCTCATCCCGGCTGTCGCCGATGTGAGCGCTTGGGCGGCGAACGGCGTCACGGCACTTGTCGCACTGGCGACCGGCGCGGGCTTTGCGCTGAGCGCATGGCGCCGCTGGCCTTGGCTCGCCGTGATGACGCTGACCGGCGCCTATGTGTGCTTCGCGTTCGCGTTGGGCGCCGGCGAGACCGGACGTGCAATCGCATTGCTTGGTGTCAGCGCCCTTGGCGGAGCGGGCATGGGATGGCGCAAACCGAGGCCTGACGATTCCGATGGCTTCGGCTGGACGCAGGTGCACGCCGCATTGCCCGGCATCGCGCTCGTCATCAGCGCTGTGCTGGCGATCTGGACCTGGTTTGAACGTGGGCCCAATGGCGTGGGCCTCGTGCAGCCCCCCGCCGCACTCGCTGCGCTCATTGTGATTCTCGCGTGCTTCAGCGTTCGCGCGCGCGCCGCCGCCGCGGGCAGTCTGGTGGTAGCGATCGCGGCGCTAGTGATCGGCTTTGGCGCACATCTCAACGCGCGCGAAGGCGCGCTCAGCATCGCCTTCTACCCGCTGGCCTTGGTGCTCGCCGCCGTCGTCGTAGCGGCGGCTGCATTCGCACGGCCGGAGCGCGAGGAGCGGACGCTCATCGCCGGCGCAGGCGCCGCGGGCGCTGCGCTGCTTGTGTTGCTCGCCGCCTTCTCGCGCGCCGATTGGCACAGCGCTTCGGCCTGGGCGCCGTTGTTTGCCTGCGCTGTCGCCTTGTGGGGCGTCGCTTGGATGCAAGCGCGCGCGGGCGACGACACGACCCACGATGTCTGGGCCGGCGCGGGCGCGGCGTTGGCGCTGCTCGGCGCCGAATCCGCCTTTGCCGAAATGCTCCGACCGATGGCGCATGCGGGCCTCGCCGCCCTTTTCGCGCTCGCCTTCTTGCAATGGCAATGGCGCGCGGCCCGTTACGCAGCCCTCGGCGCCGCCGCACTCGCAGTCGCCCATGCGAGCGGCGCGGAACTCTTCCGCATGGCGGGTGACGGCGGTCTCACGCTCGCCAGCGCGTTGGCGATTCTTACAGCCACGACCATAATTCTCTTTGGCGGCTCACGCGTCGCCGCGCGCGTCTCTTCGCGGGATCCGGCAAGCGAAGGCTTGGCGCTCGGGGCCTTGCTGCTGCCGCTCGTCGCGACGTTCATGGCGCTGCATCTCGGGCGCCAACTTGGCTGGATCGATGAATTCGTCACCAACGCCCTTCGCGCGAGCGTCCTGATGATCGCTGGCCATATCGCGCTGCCGCGACGCGGCCGCGAAGTGGGCCTCATCACGTACTGGCGCGCGCATGCGCTTTTCGCCGCCGGGCTTTCGATGATTTTCGTCTGGCCGGGCGTCACGCAAAATCCGTGGTGGGGTGCGGAAGCGGCGCGCATCGCTGGCCCCGCTATCTTCAACGCGCAAGCTTTGGCGTTCCTGGTCCCTGCCGCACTCGCCTTCTACGCCGCGCGACGCACCTACACACTCACGCTGACACCCGCGCGTCTCTACACGTTGAGCGGCGGCGCGCTTGTTTTGATCTGGGCCGCGTTTGAGATCCGCCGCGCGTTTCAGGGCGCGGAGATGCATACGTCCGCGCTCGGCGTGTTCGAGGCCGCCTGCTACGCGCTGCTCGTCATCTGCGCCGCGCTCTCCATCGCCATCGTCGCTCGCGCACGCGCCAGCAAAGACCCCGAGCGCCCGTTCACCGCCGACATGCTCGGAATCATGCGCGGCGCGACGGGCGTCGCTTTGATGTTCGCGGCAGCGATGATGCTCGTGCTGCGCCATCCGTGGTGGGGTGCGCAGGACGCGGCGCTGACAAGCGCAAGCGCCGTGGGATGGGGCGCGATGGCGCAACTCGTCGCCGTCGTGCTGTGCTTGTGGCTTGCACGCGTGCTTTCCGTTTCGCGACCAGCTGAACCTGCGCGTTTCGCAGCGGCGGCGGCGGCGGCGCTCTTTGCGCTCAGCTTCGGCTTTTGCGGCGTGCGCTGGCTCTATCATCGCGCGGCGATGGACAATGGTGTGACGCTGGTAGGGCTCGAAGGCCTCGCCTACGCGGTCTGGCCGCTTCTCTTTGTTTCAGTCGCCGCATATTTCACAGCGCGCGCACCGGGACGCGATACGGAGCGTGCCTATCTCTACGATCTACAAGCGATCTGGGCGGCGGCGATCTGGCCGGCGCTTGCCTTTGCGGCGCTTGGCCTTTGGGGGTTGTTTAATCCGTGGTGGGGCGCATGGCCCGCGCGCGCCAGCAATATCGGCGGCTTCCTCACCATTCTTGCGAGCTTTGGCCTAGCCGCCTGCCTGAGCCTTGTCGCGGCGCGTATACCTTATGTGCACGCACGCAAATGGCTGGCGCGCGGCGGCGTATCAGTTGCGGCGGCACACCTCTCGATCGCCGGGATCATGTTGACGCGCCGCCTTTTTCATCACGAGGACATGACGAGCGCGCCGACGCCGACGCATGAGCTTTGGGTTTATGTCGGCGTATGGGTCGCCATCGCGATCGCCGCGTTCATCGTCGGCACGCGGCGCGGCAATCTTGGCCTGCGCTGGTTCAGCATCGGCCTTTCAGGGTTTTCGATCGCTTACGCGTTTGCGCTCGCCTTCACGCGCATGAGCGGCGGCCCGCAAGTCGCCGCCATTCTCGGCATTGCGCTGACGCCGCTTGTTGTCGTCTGGGCTGTGCGCACGTTCAAGCCACCCGCGCGCTTGTTGCGCGAGAGCGACTTCAGAGATGTTACGCCAAGCGCGCGGCGTGAAAAGCGACATGGTCGGCGATATAGGACGCCATGA
- a CDS encoding GFA family protein, whose protein sequence is MRITARPMVTMACHCRGCQKLTSGPYSLSLMLPAAGLEVEGATEIGGEHRQESVHHFCAYCKSWLHTSGIAGGQFVNFRPTMLDDASWIIPYIESYVSEKLPGVVSGAKHSFEKFPEPHQYPELMAGFAREGAKP, encoded by the coding sequence ATGCGTATCACTGCCCGGCCGATGGTGACGATGGCGTGTCATTGCCGGGGCTGTCAGAAGCTGACGAGCGGGCCGTACTCGCTTTCGCTCATGCTCCCGGCTGCGGGGCTTGAGGTCGAAGGCGCAACCGAAATCGGCGGCGAGCATCGCCAAGAGAGCGTCCATCATTTCTGCGCGTACTGCAAAAGCTGGCTCCACACCTCGGGCATCGCCGGCGGCCAATTCGTGAACTTCCGGCCGACCATGTTGGACGATGCAAGCTGGATCATTCCCTACATCGAATCTTACGTGAGCGAGAAATTGCCGGGCGTGGTCAGCGGCGCCAAACACAGCTTCGAAAAATTCCCCGAGCCGCACCAATATCCGGAGCTGATGGCGGGCTTCGCCAGAGAGGGCGCGAAGCCTTAA